Proteins from one Procambarus clarkii isolate CNS0578487 chromosome 40, FALCON_Pclarkii_2.0, whole genome shotgun sequence genomic window:
- the LOC123753691 gene encoding S-antigen protein-like: MSIGSQGSDISMSIGSQGSDIPMSIGSQGSDIPKSIGSQGSDIPITIGSQGSDIPITIGSQGSDIPITIGSQGSDMPITIGSQGSDIHITIGSQGSDIPILGLRAQTYPYWVSGLRHTHIGSQGSDMPITIRSQGSDMPITIGSQGSDMPITIGSQGSDIPITIGSKGSDMPKTIGSQGSDILITIGFQGSDIPITIGSQGSDIPILGLRAQTYPCWVSGLRHTHIGSQGSDRPMSIGSQGSDIPMSIGSQGSDISMSIGSQGSDIPMSIGSQGSDIPKSIGSQGSDIPITIGSQGSDIPITIGSQGSDIPITIGSQGSDMPITIGSQGSDIHITIGSQGSDIPILGLRAQTYPYWVSGLRHTHIGSQGSDMPITIRSQGSDMPITIGSQGSDMPITIGSQGSDIPITIGFKGSDMPKTIGSQGSDILITIGFQGSDIPITIGSQGSDIPILGLRAQTYPCWVSGLRHTHIGSQGSDIPYLLGLRAQICPKLLGLRAQTHP, translated from the coding sequence ATGTCTATTGGGTCTCAGGGCTCAGACATATCCATGTCTATTGGGTCTCAGGGCTCAGACATACCCATGTCTATTGGGTCTCAGGGCTCAGACATACCCAAGTCTATTGGGTCTCAGGGCTCAGACATACCCATAACTATTGGGTCTCAGGGCTCAGACATCCCCATAACTATTGGGTCTCAGGGCTCAGACATACCCATAACTATTGGGTCTCAGGGCTCAGACATGCCCATAACTATTGGGTCTCAGGGCTCAGACATACACATAACTATTGGGTCTCAGGGCTCAGACATACCCATATTGGGTCTCAGGGCTCAGACATACCCATATTGGGTCTCAGGGCTCAGACATACCCATATTGGGTCTCAAGGCTCAGACATGCCCATAACTATTAGGTCTCAGGGCTCAGACATGCCCATAACTATTGGGTCTCAGGGCTCAGACATGCCCATAACTATTGGGTCTCAGGGCTCAGACATACCCATAACTATTGGGTCTAAGGGCTCAGACATGCCCAAAACTATTGGGTCTCAGGGCTCAGATATACTCATAACTATTGGGTTTCAGGGCTCAGATATACCCATAACTATTGGGTCTCAGGGCTCAGACATACCCATATTGGGTCTCAGGGCTCAGACATACCCATGTTGGGTCTCAGGGCTCAGACATACCCATATTGGGTCTCAGGGCTCAGACAGACCCATGTCTATTGGGTCACAGGGCTCAGACATACCCATGTCTATTGGGTCTCAGGGCTCAGACATATCCATGTCTATTGGGTCTCAGGGCTCAGACATACCCATGTCTATTGGGTCTCAGGGCTCAGACATACCCAAGTCTATTGGGTCTCAGGGCTCAGACATACCCATAACTATTGGGTCTCAGGGCTCAGACATCCCCATAACTATTGGGTCTCAGGGCTCAGACATACCCATAACTATTGGGTCTCAGGGCTCAGACATGCCCATAACTATTGGGTCTCAGGGCTCAGACATACACATAACTATTGGGTCTCAGGGCTCAGACATACCCATATTGGGTCTCAGGGCTCAGACATACCCATATTGGGTCTCAGGGCTCAGACATACCCATATTGGGTCTCAAGGCTCAGACATGCCCATAACTATTAGGTCTCAGGGCTCAGACATGCCCATAACTATTGGGTCTCAGGGCTCAGACATGCCCATAACTATTGGGTCTCAGGGCTCAGACATACCCATAACTATTGGGTTCAAGGGCTCAGACATGCCCAAAACTATTGGGTCTCAGGGCTCAGATATACTCATAACTATTGGGTTTCAGGGCTCAGATATACCCATAACTATTGGGTCTCAGGGCTCAGACATACCCATATTGGGTCTCAGGGCTCAGACATACCCATGTTGGGTCTCAGGGCTCAGACATACCCATATTGGGTCTCAGGGCTCAGACATACCATATCTATTGGGTCTCAGGGCTCAGATATGCCCAAAACTACTGGGTCTCAGGGCTCAGACACACCCATAA